One part of the Sphingobium yanoikuyae genome encodes these proteins:
- a CDS encoding SDR family NAD(P)-dependent oxidoreductase, whose translation MSQTPKVAVVTGASRGAGQGIATALGQHGCIVYVTGRSEKAGDAPLPGTIYETAAAVTAAGGQGIAVRVDHGDDEQTRALFDRVRAEQGHIDILVNNVAAIHDELTLPGRFWEKPLKLADIITVGIRSSYVASYHAAPMMVDRGQGLIVFTSGSGASHYVYGPGYGAHKVSQDKMAADMAVDLRDTGVTALSIWMGALRTGRLLQLIASDPAKYAYLEKMVETPEFTGHVIWALSQDPALAHHAGQTLIGAELAENYGLRDAGDRRPPSYRQSYGVAPLPQYTRIIR comes from the coding sequence ATGAGCCAGACACCCAAGGTCGCGGTCGTCACCGGCGCCAGTCGCGGCGCGGGCCAGGGCATTGCCACCGCGCTCGGCCAGCATGGCTGCATCGTCTATGTCACCGGGCGCTCGGAAAAGGCCGGCGACGCCCCCCTGCCCGGCACCATCTACGAAACCGCCGCCGCCGTGACGGCAGCCGGTGGACAGGGCATTGCCGTGCGGGTCGACCATGGCGATGACGAGCAGACCCGCGCGCTGTTCGACCGGGTGCGCGCCGAACAGGGGCATATCGACATATTGGTCAATAATGTCGCCGCCATCCATGACGAACTCACTTTGCCCGGCCGCTTCTGGGAAAAGCCGCTGAAGCTGGCCGACATCATCACCGTCGGCATCCGCAGTTCCTATGTCGCCAGCTATCATGCGGCACCGATGATGGTCGATCGCGGCCAGGGGCTGATCGTCTTCACATCGGGGTCGGGCGCCTCCCATTATGTCTATGGCCCCGGCTATGGCGCGCACAAGGTCAGCCAGGACAAGATGGCGGCCGACATGGCCGTCGACCTGCGCGATACCGGCGTCACCGCCCTGTCGATCTGGATGGGCGCGCTGCGCACCGGACGCCTGCTGCAACTGATCGCGTCGGACCCGGCCAAATATGCCTATCTGGAAAAGATGGTCGAAACGCCCGAGTTCACCGGCCATGTCATCTGGGCGCTGTCGCAGGATCCGGCATTGGCGCACCATGCCGGCCAGACCCTGATCGGCGCGGAACTGGCCGAAAATTACGGGCTGCGCGACGCGGGCGATCGCCGGCCGCCCTCCTACCGGCAAAGCTACGGCGTCGCGCCGCTGCCCCAATATACCCGGATCATCCGCTGA
- a CDS encoding transporter, producing the protein MGPGLIWGLDFAPDAIRPVDHCDGGTTGGFRWLHLNLADHGTRQWIEGAAMLPEAVRELILAPDTHQRALVDGDTVGCVLHDFERDFDVADTARVGALRMALTPTLMLTTRLHPLRCADIARHRLERTKGVIGGAQALDLLVGAIAENIADISRTLSADIQRAEDAFLEGHHPPQPRDLIGIRRRLAQLHRLLAGARGVFQRLERDEELPDALLPTVEKLTQRLQALDADILEGQAQLRLLRDELDIQAAQRTNQNLYILSIITALMLPATLVTGLFGMNTGGMPFAGASHGTLTATLVAAGAAGVSYCLLRWMGFMRR; encoded by the coding sequence ATGGGGCCGGGGCTGATCTGGGGGCTGGACTTCGCGCCTGACGCGATCAGGCCGGTGGATCATTGCGATGGCGGGACGACGGGCGGCTTTCGCTGGCTGCACCTGAACCTGGCCGATCATGGCACGCGGCAATGGATCGAGGGTGCGGCGATGCTGCCCGAGGCGGTGCGCGAACTGATCCTGGCGCCCGATACGCATCAGCGGGCGCTGGTCGATGGCGACACGGTCGGCTGCGTCCTGCATGATTTCGAGCGGGATTTCGATGTGGCGGATACCGCGCGGGTGGGTGCGCTGCGCATGGCGTTGACGCCGACATTGATGCTGACCACCCGGCTGCATCCGCTGCGCTGCGCCGACATCGCGCGCCATCGGCTGGAGCGGACGAAGGGCGTGATCGGCGGGGCACAGGCGCTGGACCTGCTGGTCGGCGCCATTGCCGAGAATATCGCCGATATCAGCCGGACCCTGTCGGCCGACATCCAGCGCGCCGAGGACGCCTTTCTGGAGGGGCATCATCCGCCCCAGCCTCGCGACCTGATCGGCATTCGTCGCCGGCTGGCGCAACTGCATCGGTTGCTTGCCGGCGCGCGGGGCGTGTTCCAGCGGCTGGAGCGGGACGAAGAACTGCCGGACGCTCTGCTGCCCACGGTCGAGAAACTGACCCAGCGGTTGCAGGCGCTGGACGCCGACATATTGGAAGGGCAGGCGCAATTGCGGTTGCTGCGCGACGAACTGGACATACAGGCGGCGCAACGGACGAACCAGAATCTCTATATCCTGTCGATCATCACCGCGCTGATGCTGCCGGCGACCCTGGTCACCGGACTGTTCGGCATGAACACCGGGGGCATGCCCTTTGCCGGTGCGTCGCACGGCACGCTGACCGCGACACTGGTGGCGGCCGGGGCGGCGGGTGTGAGCTATTGCCTGCTGCGCTGGATGGGATTCATGCGGCGCTGA
- a CDS encoding Na+/H+ antiporter: MDVISVVLFLLLAVVVSGALSRMMPISIPTPLVQIALGAIIGLSTSHRVALDPEIFLLLFLPPLLFLDGWRIPKDELLKDASTVVELALGLVLTTVIGMGFFINWMIPAMPLAVAFALAAVVSPTDPIAVSAIAARVPIPKRMMHILEGESLLNDASGLVCLRFAIAAALTGSFSAGDAALNFLWLAFAGIAIGVGVTLVVSRAKAWVTRRWGEETGSQILVSLLIPFGSYILAEHVHASGILAAVAAGVTMTFAEISREAMAETRMRRNSVWDTIQFTLNGIIFVLLGEQLPGILAEAKRTVALTGHTEPGWLALYTVAIVAGLAALRFLWVWLSLRFTILRNQYRGVDGPRRPNWRLVAATSFAGVRGAITLAGVLTLPLALNDGTPFPARDLAIFLAAGVIILSLILASVALPLLLKNLDMPAEANKAAEEDAARIVTAEAAIQAIERHQHDLAETHGHAERYAEAGARVMDLYRERIEALGAAEADSLRAQGALFRDFRMVGVAAERAALLTLLRSRKIGSEVGRKLTRELDLSEARLRA; the protein is encoded by the coding sequence TTGGACGTCATTTCGGTCGTATTATTTCTGTTGCTGGCTGTCGTCGTCAGTGGCGCCCTGTCGCGCATGATGCCGATTTCCATCCCGACACCTCTGGTCCAGATCGCCCTTGGCGCGATCATCGGCCTGTCGACATCGCACAGGGTCGCGCTCGATCCCGAAATATTCCTGCTCTTGTTCCTGCCGCCTCTGCTGTTCCTCGACGGCTGGCGCATTCCCAAGGATGAACTGCTCAAGGACGCCTCGACCGTGGTCGAACTGGCGCTGGGGCTGGTGCTGACCACCGTCATCGGCATGGGCTTCTTCATCAACTGGATGATCCCGGCGATGCCGCTCGCCGTCGCTTTCGCACTCGCCGCCGTTGTCTCGCCGACCGATCCGATCGCCGTGTCCGCCATCGCCGCGCGCGTGCCCATTCCCAAGCGCATGATGCACATACTCGAAGGGGAGTCGCTGCTCAACGACGCATCGGGCCTGGTCTGCCTGCGCTTTGCCATTGCGGCGGCGCTGACCGGCAGCTTCTCGGCCGGCGATGCCGCACTCAATTTCCTCTGGCTTGCCTTTGCCGGCATCGCGATCGGCGTCGGCGTCACGCTGGTCGTGTCGCGCGCCAAGGCCTGGGTCACGCGCCGCTGGGGCGAGGAAACCGGATCGCAGATCCTGGTCAGCCTGCTGATCCCCTTCGGCTCCTATATCCTGGCCGAACATGTCCATGCCTCCGGCATCCTGGCCGCCGTCGCGGCCGGCGTCACGATGACCTTCGCCGAAATCTCGCGCGAGGCGATGGCCGAAACCCGGATGCGCCGCAATTCGGTGTGGGACACGATCCAGTTCACGCTCAACGGCATCATCTTCGTGCTGCTGGGCGAACAATTGCCCGGCATCCTTGCCGAAGCGAAGCGCACGGTGGCGCTGACCGGCCATACAGAACCCGGCTGGCTGGCACTCTACACGGTCGCGATCGTCGCTGGCCTGGCTGCGCTGCGTTTCCTGTGGGTGTGGTTGTCGCTGCGCTTCACCATCCTGCGCAACCAGTATCGCGGCGTCGATGGTCCGCGCCGGCCCAACTGGCGGCTGGTGGCGGCGACCTCCTTCGCCGGGGTGCGCGGCGCCATCACCCTTGCCGGTGTGCTCACCCTGCCGCTCGCGCTCAACGACGGCACGCCCTTTCCGGCGCGCGACCTTGCCATCTTCCTGGCCGCCGGGGTCATCATCCTGTCGCTGATCCTGGCCAGCGTCGCACTGCCGCTGCTGCTCAAGAATCTCGACATGCCGGCCGAAGCCAACAAGGCCGCGGAAGAGGACGCCGCCCGCATCGTCACCGCCGAGGCAGCGATCCAGGCGATCGAGCGGCATCAGCATGACCTGGCCGAAACCCATGGCCATGCCGAACGCTATGCCGAGGCTGGCGCGCGCGTGATGGACCTGTATCGCGAGCGGATAGAGGCCCTAGGCGCAGCCGAAGCCGACAGCCTGCGTGCGCAGGGCGCCCTGTTCCGCGATTTCCGCATGGTCGGCGTCGCGGCGGAACGCGCCGCCCTCCTCACCCTGCTGCGCAGCCGCAAGATCGGCAGCGAGGTCGGGCGCAAGCTCACCCGTGAGCTTGACCTGTCCGAAGCGCGCCTACGCGCATGA
- a CDS encoding TetR/AcrR family transcriptional regulator — protein sequence MNGGDANKPARRPRRSSAEVASRLIQAAQEEFRRHGYAGATTAAIARAADTTEAQLFRSFASKAALFQEAVFRPLSQHLERFNADHPVPQDDASRADTARLYIAELQRFVTEHEALLRAMMLTGGPAGETGNPIESLAAYFEQGAAVQSARIEGRPRVDPRLMVRAAFAAVLANRLFRDWLYPAGLADDASIDSAIADFVLDGINANRG from the coding sequence ATGAACGGCGGCGACGCCAACAAGCCGGCCCGGCGGCCGCGCCGATCCTCGGCGGAGGTCGCCAGCCGACTGATCCAGGCGGCGCAGGAGGAATTTCGCCGCCATGGCTATGCCGGCGCGACGACCGCCGCCATTGCCCGCGCCGCCGACACGACCGAGGCGCAACTGTTTCGCAGCTTCGCGTCCAAGGCCGCACTGTTCCAGGAAGCCGTGTTCCGCCCGCTCAGCCAGCATCTCGAACGCTTCAATGCGGATCATCCGGTGCCGCAGGACGATGCCAGCCGCGCGGATACCGCACGCCTCTACATCGCCGAACTGCAACGCTTCGTCACCGAGCATGAGGCACTGCTGCGGGCGATGATGCTGACTGGCGGCCCGGCGGGAGAGACCGGCAATCCGATCGAGAGCCTGGCCGCCTATTTCGAGCAGGGCGCCGCCGTCCAGTCGGCCCGGATCGAGGGTAGGCCACGCGTCGATCCGCGCCTGATGGTCCGCGCCGCCTTTGCCGCGGTGCTCGCCAATCGGCTGTTTCGCGACTGGCTCTATCCGGCGGGGCTGGCGGACGATGCCAGCATCGACTCCGCGATCGCCGATTTCGTGCTGGACGGGATCAACGCCAATCGGGGCTGA
- a CDS encoding nitroreductase/quinone reductase family protein has protein sequence MSDDSSAAIRDTRKDWISEHRDMYLRSGGAQGHIMDISAVGGHGFTTHCMIRYTGRKSGKTFITTLIYGDIGGEVVIVASKGGADHHPAWYLNIRDSETVDFQVATQAFRATWREPQGEERDRVWAFMCQVFPAYAGYQQSTDRLIPLVMMKAIEPIDGFKASDATGERQY, from the coding sequence ATGAGCGACGACAGTTCCGCCGCCATCCGCGACACGCGCAAGGACTGGATCAGCGAGCATCGCGACATGTATCTGCGATCGGGCGGGGCGCAGGGCCATATCATGGACATCAGCGCCGTCGGCGGTCATGGCTTCACTACCCACTGCATGATCCGCTATACCGGCCGCAAGAGCGGCAAGACCTTCATCACCACCCTCATCTATGGCGATATCGGCGGCGAAGTGGTGATCGTCGCGTCCAAGGGCGGCGCCGACCATCATCCCGCCTGGTATCTCAATATCCGCGACAGCGAGACAGTCGACTTCCAGGTCGCGACCCAGGCGTTCCGCGCGACCTGGCGCGAGCCGCAGGGCGAGGAACGCGATCGGGTCTGGGCCTTCATGTGTCAGGTCTTCCCGGCCTATGCCGGCTATCAGCAGTCGACCGATCGCCTGATCCCGCTGGTGATGATGAAGGCGATCGAACCGATCGACGGCTTCAAGGCGTCGGACGCCACCGGCGAACGGCAATATTGA
- a CDS encoding sterol desaturase family protein — MLEYLGKGEHLLSLWLGLFVATGIGAGIVSGYFKARKIQPRGFKWKIFRNEAGFAVINLAITGLLLGTIKTKLVAIGAISFNPAPAVWWTIALEYALYFFLFDTYFYWLHRWMHKEPVYSWVHKLHHKSTSPNLLTTLSVSPLESLINGGFVPLFLAVFTVHDATVALIVPTNIIMGLYVHSGYEMLPRWWNRSWATKWFISATFHDQHHRYFTGNFGGYTTIWDRLCGTMRPKFEPDFDKIKQRRKTDDAPVTTASETA, encoded by the coding sequence GTGCTGGAATATCTGGGAAAGGGCGAGCATCTTCTCTCGCTATGGCTTGGCCTGTTCGTCGCGACCGGGATCGGGGCAGGCATCGTCAGCGGCTATTTCAAGGCGCGCAAGATCCAGCCGCGCGGCTTCAAGTGGAAAATTTTCCGGAACGAAGCCGGCTTTGCCGTCATCAACCTCGCCATCACAGGCCTGCTGCTCGGCACGATCAAGACCAAGCTGGTCGCAATCGGCGCGATCAGCTTCAATCCGGCGCCCGCCGTCTGGTGGACGATCGCGCTCGAATATGCGCTCTATTTCTTCCTGTTCGACACCTATTTCTACTGGCTGCACCGCTGGATGCACAAGGAACCGGTCTATAGCTGGGTCCACAAGCTGCATCACAAGTCGACCTCCCCCAACCTGCTTACCACTTTGTCGGTCAGCCCGCTGGAATCGCTGATCAATGGCGGCTTCGTGCCGCTGTTCCTGGCCGTCTTCACCGTCCATGACGCGACCGTCGCGCTGATCGTGCCGACCAACATCATCATGGGCCTCTATGTCCATTCCGGCTATGAGATGCTGCCGCGCTGGTGGAACCGCAGCTGGGCGACCAAATGGTTCATCTCCGCCACCTTCCACGATCAGCATCATCGCTATTTCACCGGCAATTTCGGTGGCTACACGACGATCTGGGACCGACTGTGCGGCACCATGCGCCCGAAGTTCGAGCCGGATTTCGACAAGATCAAGCAGCGCCGGAAGACGGACGACGCCCCGGTTACCACCGCCAGCGAAACTGCCTGA
- a CDS encoding inorganic phosphate transporter: MDKGLGMAGSIGFGAAIIAALIYVVYSVYSDATAVGLAPTAYLPFLLLFLALLIALGFEFVNGFHDTANAVATVIYTNAMPANIAVVWSGFFNFLGVLLSTGAVAFGIVSLLPVELILQVGSSAGFAMVFALLIAAILWNLATWWLGIPSSSSHTLIGSIIGVGVANALLHGKSGTSGVDWSKATEIGQALLFSPLIGFGLAALLFVAMKVLVRNKALYREPQNGMPPPLWIRALLIFTCTGVSFAHGSNDGQKGMGLIMLILIGTVPTAYALNRAVPARYTTEFHANSIAATAALGQHAPAMMQPAEARAQVTRYIADKRFADTTMPALSVLIADVDRQVMNYGSLAQVPAAAVSNIRNDMYLASEAIKRLGKEKAAGLSEAKMTALTTYKGSLDAGTRFIPTWVKIAVAFALGLGTMVGWRRIVVTVGEKIGKTHLTYAQGASAELVAMATIFGADHMGLPVSTTHVLSSGVAGTMAANGSGLQMATVRNLLMAWVLTLPCSILLAGLLYMVFAQIF; this comes from the coding sequence ATGGACAAGGGGCTGGGCATGGCCGGCTCGATCGGCTTTGGCGCTGCCATCATCGCCGCGCTGATCTATGTCGTCTACAGCGTCTATAGCGATGCGACGGCGGTGGGCTTGGCGCCGACCGCCTATCTGCCCTTCCTGCTGCTGTTCCTGGCGCTGCTGATCGCGCTCGGCTTCGAATTCGTGAATGGCTTCCACGACACCGCCAATGCGGTCGCGACGGTGATCTACACCAATGCGATGCCGGCCAATATCGCGGTGGTCTGGTCGGGCTTCTTCAATTTTCTGGGCGTGCTGCTGTCGACCGGCGCGGTCGCGTTCGGCATCGTGTCGCTGCTGCCGGTCGAACTGATCCTGCAGGTCGGGTCCAGCGCCGGTTTCGCCATGGTGTTCGCGCTGCTGATCGCGGCGATCCTATGGAACCTCGCCACCTGGTGGTTGGGTATCCCGTCGTCCAGCTCGCACACGCTGATCGGATCGATCATCGGCGTCGGCGTCGCCAATGCGCTGTTGCACGGCAAGAGCGGCACGTCCGGCGTAGACTGGAGCAAGGCGACCGAGATCGGCCAGGCGCTGCTCTTTTCCCCGCTGATCGGCTTTGGCCTGGCGGCGCTATTGTTCGTGGCAATGAAAGTCCTGGTCCGCAACAAGGCGCTCTATCGCGAGCCGCAAAATGGCATGCCGCCGCCATTGTGGATCCGTGCGCTGCTGATCTTCACCTGCACCGGCGTCAGCTTTGCCCATGGCTCCAATGATGGGCAGAAGGGGATGGGCCTCATCATGCTGATCCTGATCGGCACGGTGCCGACCGCCTATGCGCTCAACCGCGCGGTGCCGGCTCGCTACACGACCGAATTCCATGCCAATTCGATTGCCGCCACGGCGGCGCTTGGCCAGCATGCGCCCGCCATGATGCAGCCGGCCGAGGCACGGGCGCAGGTCACGCGCTATATCGCCGACAAGCGTTTTGCCGACACGACCATGCCGGCGCTGTCGGTGCTGATCGCCGATGTCGATCGGCAGGTGATGAATTATGGATCGCTGGCGCAGGTGCCGGCCGCTGCTGTCTCCAACATCCGCAACGACATGTATCTGGCCTCCGAAGCGATCAAGCGACTGGGCAAGGAGAAGGCGGCGGGGCTTTCTGAAGCGAAGATGACGGCGCTGACGACCTACAAGGGATCGCTCGATGCCGGCACCCGCTTCATTCCGACCTGGGTGAAGATTGCCGTCGCCTTTGCGCTGGGCCTGGGCACCATGGTCGGCTGGCGGCGGATCGTGGTCACGGTGGGCGAGAAGATCGGCAAGACGCACCTCACCTATGCGCAGGGTGCATCGGCCGAACTGGTGGCGATGGCGACGATCTTCGGCGCGGACCATATGGGCCTGCCGGTATCGACCACCCATGTCCTGTCGTCGGGCGTGGCCGGCACGATGGCGGCCAATGGATCGGGTCTGCAGATGGCGACGGTGCGCAACCTGCTGATGGCCTGGGTGCTGACATTGCCCTGTTCGATCCTGCTCGCAGGGCTGCTATATATGGTCTTCGCGCAGATCTTCTGA
- a CDS encoding VOC family protein, whose translation MRDIALLLALLPVGAAPLRAQTPPPVGATLIAPGLPVADLDKALRFYQVALGLVPATTLQHGPVTEVMLCADGKAGRLTLILLHDKAQKAPPTDNGIAKIVLRVPDLSGVASRMQAAGYPVGAIRASGKGPSILMIHDPDGHELELVGNPPSPA comes from the coding sequence ATGCGCGACATCGCCCTTCTGCTCGCTCTGCTGCCCGTCGGCGCGGCCCCGCTCCGTGCCCAGACGCCACCACCGGTCGGCGCGACCCTGATAGCGCCCGGCCTGCCCGTGGCCGATCTCGACAAGGCGCTGCGTTTCTATCAGGTCGCGCTCGGCCTCGTCCCCGCCACCACGCTGCAACATGGGCCAGTGACCGAAGTCATGCTCTGCGCCGACGGCAAGGCCGGCCGGCTGACCCTGATCCTGCTGCACGACAAGGCGCAGAAGGCGCCGCCCACCGACAACGGCATCGCCAAGATCGTGCTGCGCGTGCCAGATCTGTCGGGCGTTGCATCGCGCATGCAGGCAGCGGGCTATCCGGTCGGTGCGATCCGCGCCTCGGGCAAGGGCCCCTCCATATTGATGATCCACGATCCCGACGGCCATGAACTGGAGCTGGTCGGCAATCCGCCCAGCCCGGCCTAA